The Streptomyces durmitorensis genome contains the following window.
GTCCTCGGGACAGCGGATGCGGGGGTGGTCGAGCCCAATGTGAAGCTGTATACGAATCAAAGGGTGCTCGGTGGCGCCGACTTGAGAAGTGTCGCCGCGCCCTGTAGCGCACCGTCGATTGACTCTATTCCGCTGCATGCCCGACGGGAACGGGCGGTAAGCGTGACCTAACCCACGGTGCCGCAGCACAGGGGGGCGCACGGGTTCATGACGTCCATCAAGTGGACGGTGCAACGCGCCTGTTGACCATGCGGGCGGGCGGGCGCGCACGTCCGGATAGCGGATCCGCGGGCCTGCATAGTGTACTTGGCCTGTTCAAGTCAAGGTCTGTCTTTTCTTCCGTATCTCCGGTCCAATGTCGTCACTTGTGACGCGTATCGCGCGCGGACCTCCTCCGACCGGGACCTCGGCCCGCCTTCGCGCGGACGCGGGGGAGGACAGCATCAAGTGACAGTCAGAAGACGGACGTTCAGAGCCACCGCGGCTGCCGTGGCGATGGCCGCGGCAGCCGCCACGTTCTCGGCAGCCACCGCATCGGCCGACGAGAGCGAGCCGAGCGGGGCACCCGCCATCGACCGGCAGGACCCGAGCAGGGCCAAGGCGCAGGTCGACCACGACCTCGACGGGCCCTTCAGCAAGCAGCAGGCCCAGCAGCGCAAGGCGGCCCTTCAGCAGGTCGTCGCGGGCGATGCCAAGGTGCAGAAGCGCGGCGGCTCCCAGGTCGTGAAGCTCGACGACAAGAAGTACGTCGAGCTGGGCCGGGAGAAGACCGACAAGATCTTCACGATCCTGGTGGAGTTCGGGGACAAGGTGGACGACACCACCATGTTCGACCCGGACGGTCCGGAAGGCCCCGAGGCGCCGGTCAAGAAGTACGGTGGCGCACCCGGCCCCGCGCACAACAAGATAGCGAAGCCGGACCGTGCGAAGGACAACAGCACGGCCTGGCAGAAGGACTACAACCAGAAGCACTTCCAGGACCTCTACTTCGGTGAGGGCAAGGACGCCAAGGGCAAGACCAAGCACTCCCTGAAGACCTACTACGAGAAGACCTCTTCCGGCCGCTACTCGGTCGACGGCGAGGTCTCCGACTGGGTCAAGGTCGACTACAACGAAGCGCGGTACGGCTCCAACTACTGCGGCGACACCAACTGCGCCAACGTCTGGGACGCGGTGAAGGACGGCGTCACCGCCTGGACCAAGGACCAGAAGGCCCAGGGCCGCACGGACGCCCAGATCAAGGCGGACCTCGCCAAGTACGACCTCTGGGACCGCTACGACTTCGACGGCGACGGCAACTTCAACGAGCCCGACGGGTACATCGACCACTTCCAGATCGTCCACGCGGGCGAGGACGAGTCGGCCGGCGGCGGCGCCGAGGGCGAGAACGCCCTGTGGGCCCACCGCTGGTACGCGTACGGCAGCGACGCGGGCAAGACCGGCCCCGGCGAGAACAAGGCCGGTGGCACGCAGATCGGCGACTCGGGCATCTGGGTCGGCGACTACACGATGCAGCCGGAGAACGGCGGCCTCGGCGTCTTCGCCCACGAGTACGGCCACGACCTCGGTCTGCCCGACCTGTACGACACCACGGGCAAGGGCGAGAACTCGGTCGGCTTCTGGTCGCTGATGTCGGCCGGTTCCTGGCTCGGCACCGGCAAGGACGCCATCGGCGACCTGCCCGGCGACATGACCGCCTGGGACAAGTTCCAGCTGGGCTGGCTCGACTACGCCAAGGCCAAGGCCGCGACGACCTCCGAGCACAAGCTGGGCGTCTCGGAGTACAACACCCGCCATCGCCAGGCGCTCGTCGTCGACCTGCCGAAGAAGGCCGTCACCACCACGGTGACCAAGCCGACCGAGGGCTCCAAGCAGTGGTGGAGCGACCAGGGCGACGACCTCAAGAACACCCTGACGCGCTCGGTCGACCTGACCGGCAAGTCCAAGGCCGCGCTCTCCCTTGACGGTTGGTGGGACATCGAGGCCAACTACGACTACCTCTACACCGAGGTGTCGACGGACGGCGGCGCCAACTGGACTCCGGTGGACGGCACCGCGGACGGCAAGCCCATCCCGCGCGACGCCGGTGACAAGCCCGCGTTGACCGGTGCCTCGGGCGCGTACAAGAAGCTCGCGTTCCCGCTCGACGCCTACGCGGGCAAGAAGATCGACGTCCGCTTCCGGTACTCCACGGACGGCGGCGCGGGCGGCAAGGGCTTCGCGGCCGACGCCCTCGTGGTCACCGCGGACGGCGCCAAGCTCTTCGAGGACGGCGCCGAGGGCGACGACAACGGCTGGACGGCGAAGGGCTTTTCGCGCATCGGCGAGTCCTTCACCAAGAACTACGACCAGTACTACCTCGCCGAGAACCGGCAGTACGTGTCGTACGACAAGACCCTGAAGGTCGGCCCGTACAACTTCGGCTTCTCCAAGTCCCGTCCGGACTGGGTGGAGCACTACGCGTACCAGACCGGCCTCATGGTTTGGCAGTGGGACACCTCGCAGAAGGACAACAACACCAGCGCGCACCCCGGCCAGGGCCTGATCCTGCCGGTGGACGCGCACGCCAAGCCGCTCAAGTGGGCGGACGGCACCCTGCTGCGGAACAAGATCCAGCCGTTCGACGCGCCCTTCAGCAAGTTCGCGACCGACAAGTTCACGCTTCACAACGCGGACGTCGCGCTGAAGATCAAGTCCCAGAAGGGCGTCCCGGTCTTCGACGACCGCAAGGGCACCTACTGGTACAAGGAGAACGGCACGGGAAGTGTCAAGGTCACTGACACCAACACCCAGATCAAGATCGTCAAGCAGCCGAAGGATGGCTCCTCGATCACGGTCCAGGTCGGCCCCTCCACGAAGTAACTAGCGTTTTCGCAGGTCAAGCCATGATCGGCCGTCGCCCTCTAGCGGGCGGCGGCCGATCGTGTTTAGGTGCGTCCTGTGGATTTCTTATTGACACGGGGTCCGGCCAGGGGCTCTGTGCGCCGTCTCACGGGGGTGTGACCAGCCATGTCCGCAGGAGGTTTCAGCAAGCTGCCGAACGGCAGTGTGGTGGTGGCCTTGACCCTGCCGAGCCCGGCCATGGGCGGCGGCAATGTCCGGATGATCGTCCACGCGGTGAACCGCGCGAGGGCGCTGACACGCCTGCGGAACCTCGGCATGCGCGCCGTCTATCTGCGGGGCAACGCGGAGCCTCCGACGCCGGACGAGATCACGGCGGTCCTGCATCACCCGGACGGGCTGATATGGCGTACAGCGCCGGACGCTGCGGCTGAGCTCTGGCATCCCATCCGAGCCCTGAAGCGGCAGGCACTCCAGGGCCAGAGACCCGGGCGGCCGGAAGCGAGCACCTCGGGCGTGTGATCTGCCCCTGCGGGCCGGTGGGGGCTGGTCGCGCCCACGCGGCGGAGCCGCATGTGGCACAGCCCCGCGCCCCTTACGGGGCACAGCCCCGCGCCCCTGGAGCGGCTAGACGACCGGCTTGCCCGTCAGCTCCACCCCGGCCGCCCGCAGCTCCTCAAGGGTCCGCTCGGTCGTCTCCTTGGAGACACCCGCGGTCAGGTCGAGCAGGACCACCGTGCCGAATCCTTCCCGCACCGCGTCCAGGGCGGTGGCGCGCACGCAGTGGTCCGTGGCGATGCCCACCACGTCCACGTCGGTGATCTTCCGGGCCCGCAGCCACTCCGCCAGCGGGACGCCGTTCTCGTCGGTCCCCTCGAAGCCGCTGTAGGCGGCCGAGTAGGCACCCTTGTCGAAGACCGTGTCGATGGCACCGGACGCGACGACCGGCGCGAAGTTCGGGTGGAACCCGGTCCCCTCCGTGCCCGCCACGCAGTGCGGGGGCCAGGAGTGGGCGAAGTCCGGGTGGTCCGAGAAGTGGTCGCCCGGGTCGATGTGGTGATCGCGGGTGGCCACCACGTGCCGGTAGCCCGCGGGTGCCTGCCCGATGAGCTCGGTGATCGCGGCGGCCACGTCCGACCCTCCGGCCACCGCGAGGCTGCCGCCCTCGCAGAAGTCGTTCTGCACATCGACGACGATCAGAGCGCGGCGCATCGGGTGTCCTTCGGCTAGGCAAGACTCGTAGGCGTTGGGGAGAGGGAGGGGGACTCGGCCGGATGAACCGAGCGTAGAGACTTCGACCGAGTTGCGGGAGAGGGCGTTCGAACGCCCCCTCCTTCACTCCGGCGCACCTCAGACGTATTCCGTCGGAATGACGGCTTCACCCTTCGAAAGCTGCGTCGCCGAGAGCGGGAGCCGCTCCCGTGCCGCAGCGTGCCGGTCGCGCACGGTGTCGAGCGGCTCGCGCGCCACCACCTCACCGCCCTTGATCAGCTCGACGAGGAGCTGGTGGTCGGCGAGCTCCACCGGCACGGCGCCCGTTCCGATCACCTCGGCCTCGGCCACCCCGTGCTCGTCGGGCCGCCGCGCGGCCCACTTGCGGCCGCCCACGGACGACTTGGCGCCGAGCGACTTCTTGGCCACCGGCTCCAGCGGAGCCTTCACGTCCGCCGAGTGGGCGCGGGCCACCAGCTTGTAGACCATCGAGCAGGTCGGGTGCCCCGACCCGGTGACGAGCTGCGTGCCCACGCCGTACGCGTCCACGGGCGCCGCGGCGAGCGAGGCGATGGCGTACTCGTCGAGGTCGGAGGTCACGACGATCTTCGTCTTCGTGGCGCCGAGCTCGTCGAGCTGGTCGCGCACCCGGTGCGCGACCAGGAGCAGGTCCCCGGAGTCGATGCGCACGGCGCCGAGCTCGGGCCCCGCGATGTCGACGGCGGTGCGGACGGCCTCGGTCACGTCGTACGTGTCGACGAGCAGCGTGGTGCCGGGGCCCAGGGAGTCCACCTGGGCCTGGAACGCGTCGCGCTCGTTGTCGTGCAGAAGGGTGAAGGCGTGGGCCGACGTGCCGACCGTGGGGATGTCGTAGCGGAACCCGGCCGCGAGGTCGGACGTGGTGGTGAAGCCGCCGACGTACGCGGCGCGCGAGGCGGCGACGGCCGCCAGCTCGTGCGTGCGCCGTGCGCCCATCTCGATCAGCGGGCGCTCACCGGCGGCCGAGGCCATCCGGGACGCGGCGGCCGCGATCGCCGAGTCGTGGTTGAGGATGGAGAGGATCACCGTCTCCAGGAGCACGCACTCCGCGAAAGATCCCTCGACGCGCAGGATCGGCGATCCGGGGAAGTAGACCTCGCCCTCCGGATAGCCCCAGACGTCACCGCTGAAGCGGTACGAGGAGAGCCACTCCAAGGTCGCCTCGTCGACGACACGGCGCTCGCGCAGGAATCCGATGACGTCGGCGTCGAAGCGGAAGTTCTCGACGGCGTCCAGGACCCGGCCGGTCCCGGCCACCACTCCATAGCGGCGCCCCTCGGGCAGTCTGCGCGTGAAGACCTCGAAGACGGAGCGCCGATCGGCGGTGCCGGCCTTCAGCGCGGCCTGCAGCATCGTGAGCTCGTAGTGATCCGTGAAGAGCGCTGTCGACGGAACATCCACCGGCAGCCCAAGGTCCGCTGTGTTCATACGAAGGATGCTACCCCGCATCTCGTCACTCTGACGATTTCGTGAGCCCATTTGTGCGAGGGCCCCCTGCGGGTGGCAGCATGGGACAAGTGAGTACGGCTCCCGCAGAGATCACCCGCCCGGAATCGGACGAAGAGACGTTCGCCGTCCCGGAGCCCGACGTCCCCTGGATCACGCTCGTCCACAACGACCCGGTCAATTTGATGAGTTACGTGACCTATGTGTTCCAGTCCTACTTCGGGTACTCGAAGGAGAAGGCCACGAAGCTGATGATGGACGTGCATCACAAGGGCCGGGCCGTCGTCTCCACCGGCTCCCGCGAGGAGATGGAGCGCGACGTACAGGCCATGCACGGATACGGTCTTTGGGCCACCCTCCAGCAGGACCGGAAGTAGCGACGCATCTGATGCCAGGACAATTCGAAGCCATTCCCGGGGGCGGCGCCGCCGTCGCGCTCGACGAGGTCGAGATCTCGATCATCCGCTCCCTCGCCGTGCAGCTCCTGGAGCTGATCGGGCCCGGCCCGGCCGAGGACGCGTCCGACGACCCCCTCGCGGAGCTGTTCGCGGAGGGGCCGAGCGAGCCGCCCGCCGACCCGGTCCTCAAGCGGCTGCTTCCTGACGCGTACGGGGGCCCCGGCAGCGAGAAGGCCGACGAGGACGAACTGCGCGCGTACTCATCGGAGTTCAGGCGCTTCACCGAGAACGACCTGCGGGCCAAGAAGCGCGACGACGCCCTGGTGGTGATCCGCTGTCTCGACGCCCTGACGTCGAAGGGCGAGGGCGGCGCCGTCCTGAAGCTGTCGGCCGACGAGTCGCGGCACTGGCTCGGCGCGCTCAACGACCTGCGCCTGGCGATCGGCGCGCGCCTCGAAGTGACCGACGAGGACGACACGGACGTGCTCTTCCAGCTGCCGGACTCCGACCCCCGCAAGCCGATGGTGATGGCCTACCTCTGGCTGGGCGGTCTGCAGGAGACGCTGGTCGGCACGCTCATCGGTTAGAAGTCACACCCGGGCCGCGCAAAGTCGTTGTATGTAGCAGCGGTTACCCTCCGTTCGCTCATCGGACGCTCAAATCCGGATAACGATCGTGTTACTCGGCTGCCCGTCTTTGATGCGGCGAGGGAATTTTGTCCGGTTCTTCTCGTGGCATGGGCCACACGCGGCTCAGCCGATCACTGTTGCGGCCGTGATAAATCTTCACGACCACTCGGTGACGCCACCCATGTCACCGGTGGCGCTCGGGCCGGCAGACCGCCGGTAGCACTCCATCCATATCCGGGGGGATCAGGACCTGATCCGTGGCCATTACGCAGACTGCGGGCACGGATCTAGCGTGGAGAAAGGCGTCACCATGACCTCAGTGCAGGTCGAAGAGCACCACGACGGCAATGAGGCCGACGGAGCGGGCGGTTCGTCCGGTTCGTCAGGCGAGGGTTATCAGCGCGGGCTCGGTGCCCGGCAGATCCAGATGATCGCGATCGGCGGTGCCATCGGCACCGGCCTGTTCCTCGGCGCGGGCAAGGCCATTCACAAGGCCGGCCCGAGCCTCATCCTGGCGTACGCCATCGCCGGCCTCGTCATCTTCTTCATCATGCGGGCCCTGGGCGAGCTGCTCATGTACCGCGCCGTGTCGGGCTCCTTCTCGGAGTACGCACGTGAATTCATCGGCCCGTTCTTCGGGTACGTGACCGGCTGGACGTACTGGCTCTTCTGGGTCGTCACCGGCATCACGGAAGTCACGGCGGCGGCCCAGTACATGCAGTACTGGACGCACGACTCCATTCCACAATGGGCCTACGCGCTGATCTTCACGGTCATCCTGTACGGCGCCAACCTGATCTCCGTGAAGCTCTTCGGCGAGCTCGAGTTCTGGTTCTCGATGGTCAAGGTCACCGCGATCATCGGCATGATCCTGATCTGCCTCGGCATCCTCACCATCGGCTTCTCCGACGCCGGTGACACCGCTTCCGTGACCCACCTGTGGGACCAGGGCGGCTTCTTCCCGAACGGCATCGGCTCCACGCTGATGACGCTCCAGATCGTGATGTTCGCCTTCCTGGCCGTCGAGCTCGTCGGCGTCACCGCGGGCGAGTCCAAGGACCCGAAGACCGTCCTGCCCAAGGCCATCAACACCGTGCCGTGGCGCATCGCCGTCTTCTACGTCGGCGCGCTCATCATGATCCTCTCGGTCGTGCCGTGGACGGAGTTCGTGCCGGGCGTCTCGCCGTTCGTCGCCGCCTTCGACAAGATGGGCCTCGGCGTCGGCGCCGCGATCGTCAACTTCGTCGTCCTGACGGCCGCGCTCTCCTCCTGCAACTCCGGCATGTACTCCACCGGCCGCATGCTGCGCGACCTGGCGCTGAACGGCCAGGGCCCGAAGTTCTTCACCAAGCTCACGAAGAACGGCCTGCCGCTCGTCGGCACCACCTTCTCCGCCGCACTGATGCTGGTCGGCGTCTGGATCAACTACCAGTGGCCGGGCGAGGCGTTCAACTACGTCGTCTCCTTTGCGACCATCTCCGGCATGTGGGCCTGGATCATGATCCTGGTCTGCCAGATCAAGTACCGCCGCAAGGCCGACCGAGGCGAGCTGCCGCAGTCCACCTTCCGGGCGCCGGGCGCCCCGTACACGAGCTGGTTCGCGCTCGCCTTCATCGCGATGGTCATCGTGATGATGGGCGTCGACAAGGACGCGCGGATCTCGCTCTACGCGGCTCCGGTCTGGGCCCTGATCCTCGGCGTCGGCTACCTGGTCATGCAGAAGCGCGGCAACGCGCAGCCGTCGGGCGGCGGCGAGGCCGAGCCGCAGGACGCGGTGAAGTAGCGCCGTAACGTCTGATCCCAGCATGTGGGCCGGTCCGTACCACTCTTCGGTACGGACCGGCCCTTCTGCTTATCCTGGCTGCCATGCTGACCCTCACCCAGGCCCTCCACGACCAGATCGTCGCGCACGCGCGCCAGGACCACCCCGACGAGGCCTGCGGTGTGGTCGCGGGCCCGGAGGGCACCGGCCGCCCGGAACGCTTCATCCCGATGCTGAACGCGGCCCGCTCGCCCACGTTCTACGAGTTCGACTCGGGCGACCTCCTCAAGCTCTACCGCGAGATGGACGACCGGGACGAGGAGCCGGTGATCGTCTACCACTCGCACACGGCGACCGAGGCATACCCCTCGCGCACGGACATCACGTACGCGAACGAGCCCGGCGCCCACTACGTCCTGGTCTCCACGGCCGACACCGACGACGCGGGCGAGTTCCAGTTCCGCTCCTTCCGGATCGTCGATGGCGAGGTCACCGAGGAAGAGGTCGAGATCGTCCAGGCATACTGAGCTTCACCTTGAGGCGGCAGGACCCAGGAAGCCGGTGCGAATCCGGCACGGTCCCGCCACTGTGACCCCTCCCCTCGCGGGCGGGGCAGTCAGGAACTGACCTGCCGCCTTCTTCTCCCACGACGCAGGGGACGCGGAATCCCCTGGAGGAGGCAGCTCAGCCATGTCACGCCCCATACGCACGCACATGCACCTGCGCGTGCTCATCGCCGCGGCCCTGCTGGCCCCGCTGGCCGCGTGTTCGTCCTCTTCTTCCCCTTCCTCCTCCGGCGACCCGGACGCGAAGCCGGGGCCCAAGACACCCGGCTTCCCGTACACGGTCACGAACTGCGGCGTGAAGACGACGTACGAAGCGCCCCCGAAGCGCGCCGTGACGATGAACCAGCACGCGACGGAAGTGATGCTTGAGCTCGGCCTGAAGGACCGCCTCGCGGGGACGGCGTACCTGGACGACAAGGTCCTGCCGAAGTACGCGAAGGCGTACGCGGACACCCCCGTCCTGGCCAAGGAATACCCCTCCTACGAGAAGCTCCTGGCCGCCAACCCCGACTACGTCTACGGCGGCTACGCGAGCGCCTTCCTGGCGGGCGAGGGCCGCAGCCGCGGGGCCCTGGCGAAGTCCGGCATCGAGAGCCGCCTCAACGTCGAGGGCTGCGCGAAGCGGGCGGTGTCGATGGACGACGTCTACAAGGAGGTCCGCGAGGTCGGCAGCACGTTCGGTGTGCGGCCGCGGGCGGACAAGTGGGTGGACGCGGCGAAGAGCGAACTGTCCGCCACCGCGAAGAAGCTGAAGTCCAAGAAGCCCCTCCCGGTCTTCGTCTACGACAGCGGCGACAAGTCCGCGTTCACGGCGGGCGGCCGTGGCATCGGCAACGACATCATCGAGCGGGCGGGCGGCCGCAACGTCTTCGCCGACCTGGACAAGTCCTTCGGCGACGCGTCCTGGGAGTCGGTGGTCGACCGCAAGCCCGAGGTGATCGTGATCCTCGACTACGGCGGCACGACGGTCGCCCAGAAGAAGAAGCGCCTCCTCGACGACCCGGTCCTCGCGGACGTCCCCGCCATCAAGCACAAGCGCTTCGCGGTGCTTCCGCTGTCGGACGCGGTGGTGGGGGTACGGGCACCGGCGGCGGTGAGCAAGCTGGCGGGCCAGCTGTGAAGGGGCAGGGGGTTCAGCCCGTCCGGCGTTTGAGGACGAACTCGGCGGAGCCGGTGATCGACGGCAGCCCGTCGGGCGTGAGGGGAAGGCTCCGTTACGGCACCGTTGTCGCCGGGCTGCTGGTGGCCCTCGCGGCGGCGGTCGTTGCGGGCCTGGCCCTGGGGTCGGTCCGCATCCCCGCGTCTGACGTCCTGGAGATCCTCACCGGAGGCGCGGAACCTTCCCCGTTCCGCACGATCGTCCTGGACGTCCGCCTGCCCCGGGTCCTGCTCGGCGCAGCCGTCGGCGCCGGGCTAGCCGTCATCGGCACCGTCCTCCAGGCCCTGGTGCGCAACCCCCTGGCCGACCCGTTCCTCCTCGGCGTCTCCTCCGGAGCATCCGCGGGAGCCGTCGCCGTCATCGTCCTCGGCAGTGCCTTCGGCATCGGCGCGGGCCTGGCCACCACCGTCACCATCCCGGCCGCGGCCTTCGCCGGCGCCCTGCTCTCCCTGCTCGTCGTCTACACCCTGGCCAGGTCGGGTGGGGGAGGGTTCGCCACCGGGCGCCTGATCCTCGCCGGAGTGGCCGTCTCGTACATCCTCTCCGCCCTGACCAGCCTGATCCTGATCATGGCCGACAGCGCGGACCACCTGAAGGAAGTCCTGTACTGGACGCTCGGCGGCCTCGGCAGCGCCCGCTGGGACATGCTCGCCCTGCCGGGCGCCGCCCTGATCGCGGGCACGGCGCTGCTCGTCGCCCTGGCCCGCCCGCTCGACCTGCTCCTGGTCGGGGAGGAGGGCGCCACTGTGCTCGGCCTCGACACGGCACGCTTCCGCGCCGCCGTCTTCGTCCTCGCCTCGCTCCTGACCGGCGTACTCGTCGCGTACAGCGGAGCCATCGGCTTCGTCGGCCTGATGGTGCCGCACGCGGCCCGGATGCTGGTCGGCGCCGCGCACCGGGCGCTCCTGCCGGTGGTGGCCCTGATGGGCGCGGTGTTCCTGGTGGCCGCCGACCTCGCCGCGCGCACGGTCGCGGCGCCGCAGGACATCCCGGTCGGCGTCCTGACGGCGCTGACGGGCGGTCCGTTCTTCCTGTGGATGCTGCGAAGGAACCGTACGGAGGCCACCGCATGAGCGACCGCATGAGCAACCCGGCTGTCCTGCGCACCGAATCCCTCTCCTACCGCACAGGCGAGAAGACCCTCGTCGACGACGTCACCCTGCACGCCGACCGAGGCGAGACCGTCGGCCTCGTCGGCCCCAACGGCAGCGGCAAGACCACCCTCCTGCGCTGCGTCTACGGCACCCTCACGCCCACCGGCGGCCGCGTCCTCCTGGACGGCGACGACCTCGCGGCCCGCTCGGCCAAGGACCGCGCCCGCCGCATCGCCACGGTCCCGCAGGACGGGCACACCGGCTTCGAGCTCACCGTCCGGCAGATCGTCGCCATGGGCCGCTCCCCGCACAAGCGCTTCTGGGAGGCGGACAGCGCGCGGGACGCCGTCCTGGTCGGCGAGGCCCTTGAGCGGGTCGGCGCGGCGGACCTCGCCCACCGCACCTTCGCCGGGCTCTCCGGCGGCGAGCGCCAGCGCGCGCTCGTGGCGAGGGCGCTGGTGCAGGAGCCCGGGGTCCTCGTCCTCGACGAACCGACCAACCACCTGGACATCCGCTACCAGCTGGAGATCCTCTCCCTGGTCCGCGACCTCGGCACGACGAATCTCCTGGCCCTGCACGACCTCAACCTGGCGGCCTACTACTGCGACCGTCTGTACGTGCTCGACGCCGGCCGCCTGGTCGCGTCGGGACCGCCGAAGGAGGTTCTGACCAGCGAGCTCCTCGCCGATGTGTACGGCGTCACAGCGGAGGTCGCGGTGCACCCGGCCACGGGCGCTCCGACGGTCACCTACCTGCCCACAGCGGGGCGCCGCATCGCGCCATCCACGTGATGGACGCATTCCATCCACCATGTGAGATCACATTCCAGAACCCGGACCGGGAATCGATACGATGACCGCATGGTTCCCCACGACGTGAGCGACAAGATGCCGGGCATGCTGCTCGTTGCGCGTCTGCACGTCGATTTGTGCAGGCTCTCCAGCGCGATCTGTTCGCGCTGACAGCCGCCGCCGTACGGCCGTGAGCCGCGGCGCCACCTGCGCGTAACGCCTGACGCCTACGCACTCGAACTGACGCACCCGCACGACCGGGCCGCCGCGCGCCCACCCACGTGACTTCTCCCGACAGGAGCCCCCAGCCATGGCCATCGAGGTCCGCATCCCGACCATCCTCCGCACCTACACCGACGGCGCCAAGGCCGTCGAGGGCAGCGGGGACACCCTCGCCGAGCTCTTCACCGACCTCGACTCGCGGCACGCGGGCATCGCCGAGCGCATCGTGGACGGCGACAAGCTGCGCCGCTTCGTGAACGTGTACCTGAACGACGAGGACGTCCGCTTCCTGGACGGCATCACCACCAAGCTCACGGACGGCGACAACGTGACGATCCTCCCGGCCGTGGCCGGCGGCATGGTCTGATCGCGGATGCCTCGCTACGACTCCCCGCTGGCGGCCGTGGGCAACACGCCCCTCGTCCGCCTGCCGCGCCTCTCGCCCTCCGACGACGTCCGCATCTGGGCGAAGCTGGAGGACCGCAACCCGACCGGTTCCATCAAGGACCGCCCGGCGCTGCACATGGTCGAACAGGCGGAGAAGGACGGGCGGTTGACGCCCGGCTGCACGATCCTGGAGCCGACGTCCGGCAACACGGGCATCTCGCTCGCGATGGCGGCCAAGCTCAAGGGCTACCGCATCGTGTGCGTCATGCCGGAGAACACCTCGCAGGAGCGGCGTGAGCTCCTCGCCATGTGGGGCGCGGAGATCATTCCGTCCCCGGCGGCGGGCGGCTCCAACACGGCCGTACGCGTGGCCAAGGAGCTGGCTGCCGAGCACCCGGACTGGGTGATGCTCTACCAGTACGGCAACCCGGACAACGCGGGCGCGCACTACGCGACGACCGGCCCGGAGATCCTCGCGGACCTCCCCTCGGTCACCCACTTCGTGGCGGGCCTCGGCACCACGGGCACGCTCATGGGCGTGGGCCGCTTCCTGCGCGAGCAGAAGCCGGACATCAAGATCGTCGCCGCGGAGCCCCGCTACGACGACCTCGTGTACGGCCTGCGGAACCTCGACGAGGGCTTCGTCCCCGAGCTGTACGACGCGTCCGTCCTGACCACCCGCTTCTCCGTCGGCTCGGCGGACGCGGTGACGCGCACCCGCGAGCTCCTCCAGCAGGAGGGCATCTTCGCCGGGGTCTCCACCGGCGCCGCGCTGCACGCGGCGATCGGCGTCGGCAAGAAGGCGGTGGCGGCGGGGGAGTCCGCCGACATCGTGTTCGTGGTGGCCGACGGCGGGTGGAAGTACCTCTCGACGGGCGTCTACACCGCCGAGACGACCGAGGCGGCCATCGAGACACTGCAGGGCCAGCTCTGGGCTTAGGCGCCCTGCGGAGCGGGTTCATCACCGGCTCCGCCGCGTTCGTCCTCAAACGCCGGACGGGCTGAGATTCTTCGGCCTGCCCGGCGTTTTCGCGTCCTGCCCCGCCGCGGAGTCGGGCGACGCCTGGCTCGACGGCACCGCAAGTCACCGGT
Protein-coding sequences here:
- a CDS encoding PLP-dependent cysteine synthase family protein, with the translated sequence MPRYDSPLAAVGNTPLVRLPRLSPSDDVRIWAKLEDRNPTGSIKDRPALHMVEQAEKDGRLTPGCTILEPTSGNTGISLAMAAKLKGYRIVCVMPENTSQERRELLAMWGAEIIPSPAAGGSNTAVRVAKELAAEHPDWVMLYQYGNPDNAGAHYATTGPEILADLPSVTHFVAGLGTTGTLMGVGRFLREQKPDIKIVAAEPRYDDLVYGLRNLDEGFVPELYDASVLTTRFSVGSADAVTRTRELLQQEGIFAGVSTGAALHAAIGVGKKAVAAGESADIVFVVADGGWKYLSTGVYTAETTEAAIETLQGQLWA